In Tenacibaculum pacificus, a single window of DNA contains:
- a CDS encoding TonB-dependent receptor → MKTISFIKQVKIVAFLMVLFATLNANAQNFILSGNVVNNNQEPLVGATITIKELKKGTASDFEGNFKLQLSKGTYTIEASYVGFNKVVQNIEVSENKTITFQLSGDKNVLDEVLVDAIRVKSDAPIAHSNLSKKQIEKRNLGQDIPVLLNYVPNVVSSSDAGAGVGYTYMSVRGSDATRVNVTINGIPYNDAESQGTFWVNLGDFASSTQSLQLQRGVGTSTNGAGAFGASLNILTDATAEEAGGEISNSFGSFGTRKHTVKFTTGKVNEHFEFAGRLSNIYSDGYVDRASTDLKSYFLQGSYTDENTLIKAVAFGGQEETYQAWYGLSADELKENRRQNPYTYDNEVDNYNQNHYQLHWNEKLNKNWATNVSLNYTKGEGYFEQFKGESDVSKYNGIVKATATDWYGTPATDVIVRRWLDNDFYVANVNATYKNDGLEIITGGSYSHYENDHFGEVIWSKEFADDANIRDRYYEGKSTKNDFNIFSKTTVNISDDLKAFVDVQGRFVTYKTNGLTSKRKPLNVDKTFNFFNPKLGLTYKLNNENSFYASYARANREPNRGDFKGGVDTHESLNDYELGWRLNNKTVKLNTNIYFMDYKNQLVLTGEIDDTGDALRNASGNSYRLGLEMDADIRVNDKFSIRQNVSVSQNKNVDFFINRDDNLQDLGNTTIANSPNIVAGNAFVYQPFENFQVAFLSKFVGEQYLSNTDTEASKLDSYFTSDFNIMYELKTNSIFKSIVFTGIVNNVFDKEYVDRGYIYLDDWSTPGTTTEAQGYYPQATINFLAGVTFKF, encoded by the coding sequence ATGAAAACGATTTCTTTTATTAAACAAGTGAAGATAGTAGCTTTTTTAATGGTATTATTTGCAACCTTAAATGCAAATGCACAAAATTTTATTTTATCTGGTAACGTAGTTAATAATAATCAAGAACCTTTAGTAGGTGCTACTATTACGATTAAAGAATTAAAAAAAGGTACTGCTTCTGATTTTGAAGGTAATTTTAAACTTCAATTATCAAAAGGAACTTATACAATTGAAGCTTCTTATGTTGGATTTAATAAAGTAGTTCAAAATATTGAAGTATCAGAAAACAAAACTATTACTTTTCAATTATCTGGTGATAAAAATGTATTAGATGAAGTTTTAGTTGATGCTATTCGTGTAAAATCGGATGCTCCTATTGCGCATTCTAATTTATCAAAAAAACAAATTGAAAAACGTAATTTAGGACAAGATATTCCTGTTTTATTAAATTACGTACCTAACGTTGTTTCATCTTCGGATGCTGGAGCTGGAGTTGGATATACTTACATGAGCGTTCGTGGTTCGGATGCAACAAGAGTTAACGTTACCATAAACGGTATTCCTTATAACGATGCCGAAAGTCAAGGTACATTTTGGGTTAACTTAGGTGATTTTGCTTCATCAACTCAAAGTTTACAATTACAACGTGGTGTTGGAACTTCAACAAACGGTGCTGGTGCATTTGGTGCAAGTTTAAATATTTTAACTGATGCAACTGCTGAAGAAGCTGGTGGAGAAATTTCAAACTCTTTTGGTTCATTCGGAACAAGAAAACATACCGTAAAATTTACTACTGGAAAAGTTAATGAGCATTTTGAATTTGCTGGTCGTTTATCTAATATTTATTCTGATGGATATGTTGATAGAGCTTCTACTGATTTAAAATCGTACTTTTTACAAGGAAGTTATACTGATGAAAATACTTTAATTAAAGCTGTTGCTTTTGGTGGACAAGAAGAAACTTACCAAGCTTGGTACGGTTTATCTGCTGATGAATTAAAAGAAAATCGTCGTCAAAATCCTTATACTTACGATAACGAAGTTGATAACTACAACCAAAATCATTATCAATTACATTGGAACGAAAAATTAAATAAAAACTGGGCAACTAATGTTAGTTTAAACTACACAAAAGGAGAAGGTTATTTTGAACAATTTAAAGGAGAAAGTGATGTTTCTAAATACAATGGAATTGTAAAAGCTACAGCAACAGATTGGTATGGTACTCCTGCAACCGATGTTATTGTTCGTCGTTGGTTAGACAATGATTTTTATGTTGCTAACGTTAATGCTACTTATAAAAATGATGGTTTAGAAATTATTACAGGAGGTTCTTATAGTCATTATGAAAATGATCATTTTGGAGAAGTCATTTGGTCTAAAGAATTTGCCGATGATGCAAATATTAGAGACCGTTATTACGAAGGAAAATCAACTAAAAATGATTTTAATATTTTCTCTAAAACAACTGTTAATATTTCTGATGATTTAAAAGCATTTGTTGATGTACAAGGAAGATTTGTTACTTATAAAACAAACGGTTTAACATCTAAAAGAAAACCTTTAAATGTTGATAAAACTTTTAATTTCTTTAATCCGAAATTAGGTTTAACTTATAAGTTAAATAATGAAAATAGCTTTTACGCTTCATATGCAAGAGCTAATAGAGAGCCAAATAGAGGTGATTTTAAAGGTGGTGTAGATACTCACGAAAGCTTAAATGATTACGAATTAGGATGGCGTTTAAATAACAAAACTGTTAAATTAAACACCAATATTTATTTTATGGATTATAAAAATCAGTTAGTTTTAACTGGTGAAATTGATGATACTGGTGATGCTTTACGTAATGCTAGCGGTAATAGTTATAGATTAGGTTTAGAAATGGATGCTGATATTCGTGTAAATGATAAATTTTCTATTCGTCAAAATGTTTCGGTAAGTCAAAATAAAAATGTAGACTTTTTTATAAATAGAGATGATAACTTACAAGACTTAGGAAATACAACAATTGCAAATTCACCAAATATTGTGGCTGGTAATGCATTTGTATATCAACCATTTGAAAACTTTCAAGTTGCATTTTTATCTAAATTTGTTGGTGAACAGTATTTAAGTAATACAGATACTGAAGCATCTAAATTAGATAGCTACTTTACAAGTGATTTTAATATAATGTATGAATTAAAAACAAATTCAATATTTAAATCTATTGTATTTACAGGTATAGTAAACAATGTTTTTGATAAAGAATATGTAGATAGAGGTTATATTTATTTAGATGATTGGTCTACTCCTGGAACAACAACAGAAGCGCAAGGATATTATCCACAAGCTACTATTAACTTTTTAGCTGGTGTTACTTTTAAATTTTAA
- a CDS encoding heavy-metal-associated domain-containing protein has protein sequence MQEIYIENLKCGGCANTIINGLTAIKGVEEVKVDVEKSLITLNTTEAILPLVKEKLAKLGYPEVGSENTVLHKAKSFVSCAVGKINK, from the coding sequence ATGCAAGAAATATATATAGAAAATTTAAAATGTGGTGGTTGTGCAAACACAATTATCAACGGATTAACAGCTATTAAAGGAGTTGAAGAAGTAAAGGTTGATGTAGAAAAATCATTAATTACTTTAAATACAACCGAAGCTATTTTACCTTTAGTAAAAGAAAAATTAGCTAAACTAGGTTATCCAGAAGTTGGAAGTGAAAATACAGTATTGCACAAAGCAAAATCCTTTGTAAGTTGTGCTGTAGGAAAAATTAATAAATAA
- a CDS encoding rhodanese-like domain-containing protein, translating into MKKSFLFIVLIFTLITSCKSQTEEVQNISVNDLEVILKKNKNIQLLDVRTPGECSKGTIENALEINVKSADFENLALSKLDKSKPVYVYCKSGGRSKTASEILLKKGFQPYNVLGGYTAWSGKN; encoded by the coding sequence ATGAAAAAGAGCTTTTTATTTATCGTATTAATTTTTACACTTATTACTTCATGTAAATCACAAACTGAAGAAGTTCAAAATATTTCTGTTAATGATTTAGAGGTTATTCTTAAAAAGAATAAAAATATTCAACTATTAGATGTACGAACTCCTGGAGAATGTTCAAAAGGTACAATTGAAAATGCTTTAGAAATTAATGTAAAATCAGCTGATTTTGAAAATTTAGCTTTAAGTAAGTTAGATAAATCTAAGCCAGTTTATGTTTATTGTAAATCTGGAGGTAGAAGTAAAACAGCTTCAGAAATTTTATTAAAAAAAGGTTTTCAACCTTATAATGTTTTAGGAGGTTATACGGCTTGGAGCGGAAAAAATTAA